AGAGGTGTTATAAGATCCAAAATCCAACCCGACTCATGGCGCGACAGCTCAAAGCTGACGGGCGTAGAGGACTCCAGCTTCATAATCTCCGATTGAATGGAATGTCCGTTGTAAGCGAATAGACGGCTAAGCTCTCCTTTCTCAAACCGAGCCACCGCAACATCCGCATTAAAATGTACGGGAGCGGCGTCCTCGCATACAAAAGTCTGCGGAGTGCCATCTGCATGGACGAGAATCTCGTCTGTCCAATTGGGGTGCGTGACGGTGGCGGTCCATCCGGACTCACCGCTGGGCGCACACTGAGTTGTCAGCGTGGGGCCTGCGCCCCCGCCAAACACGGGTTGCATCAAGAAGGCGTATTTTACCGAGTCACCACGCTGTACGGCGGTATACGTGCGTTGAGCATTGTTCTTTTTATCTATTTCAGGGCTCGTTGGTTCGCGCAGGGTGAAGTCCGTGCCATTCGGATAAATAGAGTTGATCTTTAAACGGCCAGCGCGACCAGTCAGGTTGATCGTACCGGCATCCACCTGAGCAGAGGCAGCTGTTTGCGCGAGCCAATCGACGGTTATCGGTTCGGGTGAATTGATGGAGTCGAACAACAGGAAATAGTCGTCGCGCACGTGTAGGATGCTACGCCGGGCTTCCGGTCTCGTTGCGTAGGCTTCGCTGAGATCGACCGAGGTCCACATGAAATCGGGCGTCGTTGCAAACTGGTCAATGGTGCCACGGGCCTGCGGCTCGAAGCTCTGGTTCTCGCCATTAATCAAGAGGGTCGAGTGGGACTCCGTCGCGTTTGAGAAAAACTCCCAGCGGGGCCCGGATGAATTCCAAAACTTGCGTTGACCAGCACCCGTCCCATAACCAGGCGTTAACAAGAGCCATTGATCGCCGAAGATGAATGCGATGGCACCTGCATCCAGATGGCTGTGATTGCGGTTGGTGTAGCCCGATTTCAGCGTGAGCAGGTAATCGTTAATACTCCAGCCACTGCGCGTTGTCACCACATCCCAATCCGCGATGTGGTAGTCGAGTTTACTCGGGGCCTCGGGGGTGACTGCCGCATCATACCACATGAGCAAAAGTGCTGTTGCATCGCTACCGCCTTTGGGGCCGTAGGGCATGTTTTCAGCTATATACTGTGCAGCGGAGTTATCGTATTGAGCAGCCAGTCTGGCCAGCAGGTGCTGGGGTCCGTAAAAATCGTAAGTCGGCGCGTCTCCCCAGGGCAGGACCCCCTGAAGGCCGGGAGCCGCACAGGCGACTCGGTAATTCGCAGCATGCTTCAGGAACGGCTCCTCATAGTAGACTTGTGCCCCGGTTATCGGGCGCGTGCCTTCGATGTACTGCAAAATAAAAGACAGCGAGTAAGACCAATAGGGAACGCCCTCGGCTGTGCTCCCGTCATCCTCAAGATAGCTCATAACAAAGTCGAAGTTCGTCTTTGCCGCTGAGAGCCAATAGCGCGCTTCGCGCAAGTCACCGTAGAATGCGACTCCGGCAAAACCCAGCGCCGTCGCATTGATATGATTATGGTTTTCGGTGTAATTATTGGCCCAGAATGCTTCGCCCCGAAGCCCCTTATACAGCGTGCCAACACGCTCCTTTATGACCTCACGTATCAGGTTTTTCTCGTCCTCACTGAACAGGTCTTTGTGCCAGTCCCAAGCCAAGGCAACACCACGGGCCATATGACCACAGGCCAAGTCCATATTCGTTTTTGGCGAGAGACCCCACTGCGGGTAATGGCAGCCGCTTATCACCAAATCATGGAGGCTCTTTCGGTATTTCGGGTCTTCACTCAGCTTGGCGGCCAGGCAAAGCAGGAATATATCGTCACCCACGCGGCGCTGCCATTGCTCTGCCAGTTTCTGCCTGTGCGAGTGATGCGGATGGTCGTTCTCTTCGGGGGACATATACGCCCGGGCAGGGTGCGAAGAGAGTTCATCGGCAACCTCAAAGACGTGCTTTCGAAGCTCGGGATAGTCGCCCTCGTCAGAAAGCATGCGCGCGATAACCTCAGGCCACTCCTCTTCCAGGTAAAATAGACGAGAGCCTTTTTCTGGCATGCGTTCCTGCCATTGGGCTTCATCCAGCTGAAAGGTATTCTGAATATGTGCCGGGGAAATATGAGGCCAGCTCGCATCGGCCAAAACGGTCAAAGGCGCAAGCAAGATAAAATACAAGAGGGATTTTCGATGGGTAAGATACATAATTCGCAAATAGGGATAAAGGGCTTGTTGCCTAGAGTAGAGGGCCGGGAAGATGGCCATTGTTTGCATTGGCGTAAAGTTGAGCGCCGACTCCGATCTGGCGGAAATGACTCGAGCAGGTAATGAGTTGCGATCTACTCCTGTCGGGGAAGTGCG
This genomic interval from Ruficoccus sp. ZRK36 contains the following:
- a CDS encoding heparinase II/III family protein → MAIFPALYSRQQALYPYLRIMYLTHRKSLLYFILLAPLTVLADASWPHISPAHIQNTFQLDEAQWQERMPEKGSRLFYLEEEWPEVIARMLSDEGDYPELRKHVFEVADELSSHPARAYMSPEENDHPHHSHRQKLAEQWQRRVGDDIFLLCLAAKLSEDPKYRKSLHDLVISGCHYPQWGLSPKTNMDLACGHMARGVALAWDWHKDLFSEDEKNLIREVIKERVGTLYKGLRGEAFWANNYTENHNHINATALGFAGVAFYGDLREARYWLSAAKTNFDFVMSYLEDDGSTAEGVPYWSYSLSFILQYIEGTRPITGAQVYYEEPFLKHAANYRVACAAPGLQGVLPWGDAPTYDFYGPQHLLARLAAQYDNSAAQYIAENMPYGPKGGSDATALLLMWYDAAVTPEAPSKLDYHIADWDVVTTRSGWSINDYLLTLKSGYTNRNHSHLDAGAIAFIFGDQWLLLTPGYGTGAGQRKFWNSSGPRWEFFSNATESHSTLLINGENQSFEPQARGTIDQFATTPDFMWTSVDLSEAYATRPEARRSILHVRDDYFLLFDSINSPEPITVDWLAQTAASAQVDAGTINLTGRAGRLKINSIYPNGTDFTLREPTSPEIDKKNNAQRTYTAVQRGDSVKYAFLMQPVFGGGAGPTLTTQCAPSGESGWTATVTHPNWTDEILVHADGTPQTFVCEDAAPVHFNADVAVARFEKGELSRLFAYNGHSIQSEIMKLESSTPVSFELSRHESGWILDLITPLDGRLEAASGLLVYSAKGELVPMSPRLELPAGQYFLAANKSDVQSLMAVPGKQMRTREKPTFDIAPTKGLPPAPASVKINWEAEVDIVNQNSNALPAEKVAASGGMALKSFGSRDYSESLTWEVDVPEEGTYYLTMRYCSMKNPTVTLLIDGLAPSEKAQSIPLASTGGWANASDDWRDYTFSDEDGNPLAIELAQGKHNIELTAPSASINIDSFTLVGAAPESK